From a region of the Halobacteriovorax sp. HLS genome:
- a CDS encoding S8 family peptidase, producing the protein MKIFLLCLFIFSAKLATAKTDYIVKVSNPQNFILSKNYDEHLFGPYFGISKENLSASDKSDFEIIEENFDVSIAEDFRPVQWALNNLGNNEPRRGGGRIPIPGVVGADLNIMPVWEQGIFGSKKTIIAVIDTGVDYKHFDLKDNMLINLAEKNGKDGIDDDGNGFVDDIYGYNFSDNNSDPMDENKHGTHVSGIIGAAHNSNGVDGVMKNVSILAVKFMDKKGRGDIAGAIKAINYALVRGAKILNNSWGALKKSEILQEIIEQANQSGVIFVAAAGNSYANNDINPRYPANHESENLISVAAINPENRMTGFSCYGPRTVHVAAPGRNIISTVPKNKYMVLSGTSMSAPYVAGAIGLLLTKYPNLTPLQVREKLISTSTPVEHLNGRIQANGRINIAALLE; encoded by the coding sequence ATGAAGATTTTTCTACTATGTTTATTCATATTTTCGGCCAAACTTGCAACAGCAAAGACTGACTATATTGTTAAGGTATCCAACCCACAAAATTTCATTCTATCAAAGAACTATGATGAACATCTATTTGGTCCCTACTTTGGAATTTCTAAAGAAAATTTATCCGCTTCAGACAAAAGTGATTTCGAAATAATTGAAGAAAATTTCGATGTCTCTATAGCAGAAGACTTTAGACCTGTTCAATGGGCATTAAATAATCTTGGAAACAATGAACCTAGACGCGGCGGAGGAAGGATTCCAATACCTGGAGTTGTTGGGGCTGACTTAAATATCATGCCTGTATGGGAACAAGGAATCTTTGGCTCTAAGAAAACAATCATAGCTGTTATTGATACAGGTGTGGACTATAAACACTTCGACTTAAAAGATAATATGCTCATTAATCTTGCTGAAAAAAATGGGAAAGATGGAATTGATGATGATGGTAATGGCTTTGTAGATGATATCTATGGCTACAATTTTTCAGACAATAACTCAGATCCAATGGATGAGAATAAGCATGGGACTCATGTTAGCGGGATAATTGGCGCCGCTCATAACTCAAACGGAGTTGATGGAGTAATGAAAAATGTATCTATCCTAGCTGTTAAATTTATGGACAAGAAAGGCCGTGGAGACATAGCTGGTGCAATCAAAGCTATTAACTACGCTCTTGTAAGAGGTGCTAAAATTTTGAATAACTCTTGGGGTGCTCTGAAGAAATCAGAAATTTTACAAGAGATTATAGAACAGGCCAATCAGTCTGGAGTAATCTTTGTTGCAGCAGCAGGAAATAGCTACGCAAATAACGACATCAACCCACGCTATCCAGCAAATCATGAATCTGAAAACCTTATCTCAGTTGCGGCGATTAACCCTGAAAACAGAATGACAGGATTTTCTTGTTATGGACCAAGAACCGTCCATGTTGCCGCACCAGGAAGAAATATCATTTCAACTGTTCCAAAGAATAAGTATATGGTTCTATCTGGAACTTCTATGTCTGCACCTTACGTTGCAGGTGCAATTGGGCTGCTTCTCACAAAGTATCCAAACCTTACTCCTCTACAAGTTAGAGAAAAGCTGATCTCCACTTCAACTCCTGTTGAACACCTGAATGGACGAATACAGGCCAATGGTCGCATTAATATTGCAGCGCTATTAGAATAA
- a CDS encoding hemolysin III family protein: protein MKTLNISGYSSSEERANTYSHGLGIVLSLVGLIYLVFVFNDFSDHKKTFSYIIYTLSLLALYSASTMYHFVKDESLKLRYKKLDHICIYYLIAGNYTPLMLNHVPGSLGLYITLGVWAIALFGTFYKLFAKKQNKIISVSIYLLMGWLVVLFWPDVSKSLSQSGLDFLIYGGIFYTGGVVFYLLKKVPYTHSIWHLCVLAGSVCHYIAVITA, encoded by the coding sequence ATGAAGACTCTAAATATATCAGGATATTCATCGAGTGAAGAAAGGGCCAATACCTACTCCCATGGTTTAGGAATAGTTCTATCTCTAGTTGGTCTTATTTACTTAGTCTTTGTCTTTAACGACTTCTCTGATCACAAAAAAACATTTAGCTATATCATCTATACGCTGTCACTTCTGGCCCTTTATAGTGCTTCGACAATGTATCACTTTGTTAAAGATGAGTCTCTTAAACTAAGGTATAAGAAACTAGATCACATTTGTATCTATTATCTCATCGCAGGAAATTATACTCCCTTAATGCTAAACCATGTGCCAGGCTCTCTTGGCCTCTATATCACGTTAGGAGTGTGGGCAATCGCCCTATTTGGAACTTTTTATAAACTCTTTGCAAAAAAGCAAAATAAAATCATTTCTGTCTCAATCTACTTACTCATGGGATGGCTTGTAGTCTTATTCTGGCCAGATGTCTCTAAGTCTCTTTCTCAATCAGGACTAGATTTTCTTATTTATGGAGGAATCTTCTACACTGGAGGAGTGGTTTTCTATCTACTTAAGAAAGTTCCCTACACACATTCCATTTGGCATCTCTGTGTCTTAGCGGGAAGTGTTTGTCACTATATTGCTGTTATTACTGCCTAG
- a CDS encoding GreA/GreB family elongation factor, with translation MNKSLILEKLIKQLNDELEKAKAAYETAKNLTQEPDFKAESKWDTRSIEAGYLAGAQKKRVDELEMDVKMIEELAGEKLNKAASVGIGSLVDIEFNDQIRKYFIAPTAGGSMIEVDGEVVLVISVFSPIGDGVVNLSENDTFEIEMKGGNREYLVVSFE, from the coding sequence ATGAATAAATCTCTCATACTTGAAAAACTTATAAAGCAATTAAATGATGAGTTAGAAAAAGCTAAGGCCGCCTACGAAACGGCTAAGAACTTGACTCAGGAGCCTGACTTTAAGGCCGAAAGTAAGTGGGATACTCGAAGTATAGAAGCTGGTTATTTGGCCGGGGCGCAGAAAAAAAGAGTAGATGAGCTTGAAATGGATGTGAAGATGATTGAAGAGCTAGCTGGTGAGAAGCTTAACAAAGCGGCTTCTGTTGGCATTGGATCATTAGTAGATATTGAGTTTAATGATCAGATAAGAAAGTACTTCATCGCTCCGACTGCTGGTGGGTCAATGATTGAAGTTGATGGTGAAGTTGTCTTAGTTATTTCGGTCTTTTCTCCAATTGGTGATGGGGTTGTCAATTTATCTGAAAATGACACCTTTGAGATTGAAATGAAGGGTGGAAATCGTGAATACCTTGTGGTTTCTTTTGAGTAA
- a CDS encoding VWA domain-containing protein — translation MIFENLWAFLLLPLPLLIYYFVPPLDQKRRSVYAPFLSIIKNLSSSTIKKEIYIQKSVLQKTVLVISYLLLVVALAKPVLTGKEVSETISVREFFLALDLSGSMNEKDTSSGRTRLEVAKEVMRNFVHKRQKDRIGLVVFGDSAYIQSGLTDDYNSLSRSIDELEVGMAGMSTHIGDALGLSVKSLSSSVAKDKVIILFTDGNDTGSEISPLIASELASKEAIKIYPIGFGNPGSVGENPIDFSILEGIAIKTGGKLFRAANEAELSLSYEKINEIEPSKVEITKFVPFIDIYYYFLIPIFIFMLIKLFTLCSMGVRGTSV, via the coding sequence GTGATATTTGAAAACCTCTGGGCATTTCTACTGTTACCACTACCACTTCTTATATACTACTTCGTTCCGCCCCTGGACCAAAAGAGGCGCTCTGTTTATGCACCATTTCTTTCTATTATAAAGAACTTGTCGAGCTCTACTATAAAAAAAGAAATATATATTCAAAAGTCTGTGCTTCAAAAAACTGTGTTGGTTATTTCTTATCTACTTTTAGTCGTAGCACTAGCGAAGCCTGTTCTTACTGGAAAAGAAGTTAGCGAAACCATAAGTGTTAGAGAGTTTTTTCTTGCCTTAGATCTTTCTGGTTCTATGAATGAGAAAGACACTAGTAGTGGCAGAACTAGACTAGAAGTTGCAAAAGAAGTCATGAGAAATTTTGTGCATAAGCGACAAAAAGACAGAATTGGTCTCGTAGTCTTTGGTGACTCTGCTTATATCCAGAGTGGGTTAACAGATGACTATAACTCTCTTTCTAGATCAATTGATGAACTTGAGGTTGGTATGGCAGGAATGAGTACTCATATTGGAGATGCTCTTGGCCTTAGTGTCAAAAGTTTATCATCAAGTGTTGCTAAAGATAAAGTTATTATTCTTTTTACTGATGGTAATGATACTGGAAGTGAGATCTCTCCACTGATTGCTTCTGAGCTGGCCAGTAAAGAAGCTATTAAAATATACCCTATAGGTTTTGGAAATCCTGGCTCAGTTGGAGAGAATCCAATTGATTTTTCAATACTAGAGGGGATTGCGATTAAGACTGGTGGAAAACTTTTTAGGGCTGCTAATGAAGCAGAACTTTCACTAAGCTATGAAAAGATCAATGAAATTGAACCATCTAAAGTAGAGATAACTAAGTTTGTACCTTTTATCGATATCTATTACTATTTTCTAATCCCAATATTTATTTTTATGCTTATTAAGCTCTTCACACTTTGCTCTATGGGAGTAAGAGGAACTTCTGTATGA
- a CDS encoding DEAD/DEAH box helicase: MKTTKEFTQYNLQDELVAALTNHGFKEASEIQNLTIPPILEKKDIFALAETGSGKTGAFAIPIMERLLEEHALENPKQQVVILSPTRELAQQTNKFFAQVGKDIGVKTACIIGGERIEAQIEEIQKGVHVLVATPGRLNDLTKQKQVDLSNCFAVVFDEADRLFDMGFKKDIEFILKGIPKERQLIMVSATTNMDVLNTAFKYGSHPVEIKLNADSMLVDNIDHKIAMIDKNEKMPLLVKQLRDHEDAYAIVFCNTQFQTHLVAEWLKKMNFKAKPISGRMAQNKRTKLMEEFRAKEVTILVCTDVAARGLDVKDVNLVINYDLPNEAASYVHRIGRTGRAGKDGHAISFCAFEDCENLDPIYEFIGSKIPKMDLENDDFATDIAQKPYLDAKTLMVTERSERFSKDKKDFKKKDFKDKDSKSESRNDIKPKTSTVPFSSKVFKDDRRFFFNKATSEQDSIKAALTYFDINDDHLLNTTVESVGGKKFFFFGPRVTTYKHSLKPIYKKILTPFLISIIKKAQLELFVKVSFKDGLLKVSLSGKDLGLVLRKKAELLTAFETLIKQFLLRKVYVKDEVKLSIKCFSEEQQKEYNDRNTRDKKKSEKDICALVDKMKKKVISSKEAVLLKSMNPAERRIVHQYISEDKKFKTSSVGEGRFKQIELSLS; this comes from the coding sequence ATGAAAACAACGAAAGAATTTACACAGTACAATTTACAAGACGAGCTAGTAGCTGCACTTACAAACCATGGCTTTAAAGAAGCATCAGAAATCCAGAACCTCACAATTCCACCAATCCTCGAGAAGAAAGACATCTTCGCTCTAGCTGAAACAGGCTCAGGAAAGACTGGGGCATTTGCAATTCCAATTATGGAAAGACTCTTAGAAGAGCACGCATTAGAGAATCCAAAACAACAAGTCGTAATCCTAAGCCCAACAAGAGAGCTTGCTCAACAAACGAATAAGTTCTTTGCTCAAGTTGGTAAAGATATCGGTGTTAAAACAGCATGTATTATTGGTGGTGAGAGAATTGAAGCACAAATTGAAGAAATTCAAAAAGGTGTTCATGTTCTTGTGGCGACACCAGGAAGACTCAATGACCTTACTAAGCAAAAACAAGTTGATCTTTCAAATTGCTTTGCTGTCGTATTTGATGAAGCAGACAGACTCTTTGATATGGGGTTCAAAAAGGACATCGAGTTTATCCTTAAAGGAATTCCAAAAGAGAGACAATTAATCATGGTTTCGGCGACAACGAATATGGATGTTCTAAACACAGCATTCAAATATGGTTCTCACCCAGTAGAAATCAAATTAAATGCAGACTCAATGTTAGTAGATAATATCGATCACAAAATTGCGATGATTGATAAGAATGAAAAGATGCCACTACTTGTTAAGCAACTTAGAGATCACGAAGATGCATATGCAATTGTATTTTGTAACACTCAATTTCAAACTCACTTAGTAGCTGAGTGGTTAAAGAAGATGAACTTTAAGGCCAAGCCAATTTCAGGAAGAATGGCACAAAATAAAAGAACAAAATTAATGGAAGAATTCAGAGCAAAAGAAGTGACTATCTTAGTTTGTACTGATGTTGCTGCCCGTGGACTTGATGTTAAGGATGTCAATCTTGTTATAAACTATGACCTTCCAAATGAAGCCGCTAGTTATGTTCATAGAATTGGTAGAACAGGAAGGGCCGGAAAAGATGGTCATGCAATTAGTTTCTGTGCTTTTGAAGACTGTGAAAACCTAGACCCGATTTATGAATTCATTGGTAGTAAAATACCTAAGATGGATTTAGAAAATGATGACTTTGCTACAGATATCGCTCAAAAACCATACCTTGATGCGAAGACACTTATGGTGACTGAAAGAAGTGAGAGATTTTCTAAAGATAAAAAAGATTTTAAGAAAAAAGACTTTAAAGATAAAGACTCTAAGTCTGAATCTAGAAATGATATCAAACCAAAGACAAGTACTGTCCCATTTAGTTCAAAAGTTTTTAAAGATGATAGAAGATTCTTCTTTAACAAGGCCACTAGTGAGCAAGACTCTATAAAAGCGGCCCTTACTTACTTTGATATTAATGACGACCACCTACTAAATACAACTGTAGAGTCTGTTGGTGGAAAGAAATTCTTCTTCTTTGGACCAAGAGTTACAACTTACAAGCACTCTTTAAAGCCAATCTATAAGAAGATTCTAACTCCTTTTTTAATTAGTATAATTAAGAAAGCTCAACTAGAACTATTTGTTAAAGTATCTTTTAAAGATGGTCTTCTTAAAGTTTCTCTTTCAGGAAAAGACCTCGGTCTTGTACTACGTAAGAAGGCAGAACTACTTACAGCTTTTGAAACATTAATTAAGCAATTCTTATTACGTAAAGTTTATGTAAAAGATGAAGTTAAACTTTCAATTAAGTGCTTTAGTGAAGAACAACAAAAAGAATACAACGATAGAAATACAAGAGATAAAAAGAAGTCTGAAAAAGATATTTGTGCTCTTGTAGACAAAATGAAAAAGAAAGTAATCAGCTCTAAAGAAGCAGTTCTTTTAAAGAGCATGAATCCAGCAGAGAGAAGAATTGTTCACCAATACATAAGTGAAGATAAGAAATTCAAAACAAGCTCTGTTGGCGAGGGACGATTCAAACAAATTGAACTTAGTTTAAGCTAA
- a CDS encoding DEAD/DEAH box helicase — translation MFELRPYQKDSVKAVIKHFQVTRDPAVLVLPTGAGKSLVIAELAKIARGRVLVLAHVKELVEQNHAKYESYELEAGIFSAGLNRKDHGNKVIFGSIQSIARARENFFEDFSLLVIDECHRVSLEQDSQYHQVITKLYKENSQLCILGLTATPYRLGLGWIYNFHYRGMIKSEEERFFKKCIFELPLNYMIRHKYLTPPIVIDSPVACYDFSSLKRNSGDRAFSVTDIEEVLSDQKRVTPGIIGHIISQAKERSGVMIFTSSVRHAKEILSLLPIDISQLVTGDTPEDERDDIIKRFKKRELKFLVNVSVLTTGFDAPHVDLIAVLRPTESVSLYQQIVGRGLRLSPGKEDCLVLDYTGQGYDLFSPEVGNEKTVSDSEAVQVLCPECGFANIFWGKADSEGHVIEHYGRKCQGAVEDPHSLEVIPCGFLFRFKICETCGIENDISAKICKSCDATLVDPDAKLREAMQLKDAHVLKCDTMTFEVDQDKKGRERLAIKYYDYDGESLSEYFYLERDDQRGAFFHNFVRPHLKNAGQKFDIISAQQIVQISPIFRRPVFVIARKVKHYWKVREKVF, via the coding sequence ATGTTCGAACTCAGACCTTATCAAAAAGATTCAGTTAAAGCTGTAATTAAGCACTTTCAAGTAACGAGAGACCCTGCCGTCCTTGTTCTTCCAACTGGAGCGGGAAAGAGTTTAGTTATTGCAGAGCTTGCAAAGATAGCACGAGGAAGGGTTCTTGTCCTTGCTCACGTTAAAGAGTTAGTAGAGCAAAATCACGCTAAGTATGAGAGCTATGAATTAGAAGCAGGGATTTTTTCGGCAGGGCTTAATCGTAAGGACCATGGGAATAAAGTTATTTTTGGTTCAATACAATCTATTGCTAGAGCAAGAGAGAATTTCTTTGAGGATTTTTCCTTACTTGTTATCGATGAGTGTCATCGAGTTTCTTTAGAGCAGGACTCTCAATATCATCAAGTTATTACGAAGCTATATAAAGAGAACTCGCAACTTTGTATCTTAGGTTTAACAGCAACACCTTATCGGTTGGGGTTAGGATGGATTTATAATTTTCATTATAGAGGAATGATTAAGAGTGAAGAAGAACGTTTTTTTAAAAAATGCATTTTTGAACTACCTCTTAATTATATGATCAGACATAAGTATCTGACACCACCTATTGTAATTGATTCTCCTGTAGCGTGTTATGATTTTTCAAGCTTGAAGAGAAACTCTGGTGATCGTGCATTTAGTGTCACTGATATCGAAGAGGTTCTCTCAGATCAAAAAAGAGTTACACCTGGAATTATAGGGCATATCATTTCTCAAGCTAAGGAGAGAAGTGGGGTGATGATTTTCACTTCCTCGGTTAGGCATGCCAAAGAAATACTCTCACTTCTTCCTATTGATATTTCTCAACTAGTCACTGGGGATACTCCTGAAGATGAGCGTGATGATATCATTAAAAGATTTAAAAAAAGAGAGTTGAAATTTCTCGTTAATGTTTCTGTATTAACGACTGGCTTTGATGCTCCTCACGTAGACCTTATTGCTGTTCTAAGACCGACTGAATCAGTGAGTTTATATCAGCAAATTGTTGGACGTGGTTTGCGACTCTCACCAGGAAAAGAAGACTGCTTGGTATTGGATTACACTGGGCAAGGTTATGATCTTTTTTCACCTGAAGTCGGAAATGAAAAAACAGTTTCTGATAGTGAAGCCGTTCAAGTTCTTTGTCCAGAGTGTGGCTTTGCAAATATTTTCTGGGGTAAGGCAGATTCTGAAGGTCATGTGATTGAGCACTATGGAAGAAAGTGTCAAGGGGCCGTGGAAGATCCTCACTCTCTAGAAGTAATACCATGTGGTTTTCTTTTTCGCTTTAAAATATGTGAAACCTGTGGAATTGAAAATGATATCTCTGCCAAGATCTGCAAGTCTTGTGATGCAACACTTGTTGACCCAGATGCGAAGTTACGTGAAGCGATGCAACTCAAAGATGCTCATGTTCTAAAGTGTGACACAATGACTTTTGAGGTTGATCAGGACAAGAAAGGTAGAGAGAGATTGGCAATTAAATACTATGATTATGATGGCGAGTCGCTAAGCGAGTACTTTTACTTAGAAAGAGATGACCAAAGAGGGGCCTTCTTTCATAATTTTGTAAGACCTCATTTAAAAAACGCTGGGCAGAAGTTCGATATTATATCTGCGCAACAAATAGTACAGATCTCTCCCATTTTTAGAAGGCCAGTATTTGTTATTGCTAGGAAAGTTAAACATTATTGGAAAGTTAGGGAAAAAGTTTTCTAA
- a CDS encoding BatD family protein, translating to MKRIISILFYLLCTLSFAQDNLALNFARGDLFSEIRVNTEETYPKSAVNVSVSLAYIKNANLTFKFLDLPVQGGFAIQQDQRTIFGTKDHGGVQYTLKTQELIYYFDRAGVNQIPPITLYISGTIRGKKISGTLRTKPVELKVNSIDSTFSYAALESSAEVEVDIPSDRELKKGDSLTYLLTLKSSGSSSLYLPQIRFNEAQDVVYYYKKLKSSDTSNRGDLESIVQYEVTAVYNRAGEFTPTISPIYYYNISSGEIESVDFDLETIQLSGFYITKQMRKIITIVLTFIALFVLVYILKREQIRGYVAQKLRKRQLISQFKQALTSKEYSKVISLFYKALDEFSPDNYFLKKFLLQVSSSELEPLDHLLENHYSSRSKNIHTDKLKVLFNEVASSRKCDFEDARINLEINT from the coding sequence ATGAAAAGAATAATTAGTATTCTATTTTACTTATTATGTACGTTGAGTTTTGCTCAAGATAATCTGGCCTTGAATTTTGCTAGAGGAGACCTCTTTAGCGAAATTAGAGTAAATACCGAAGAAACTTATCCTAAGTCTGCGGTAAATGTGAGTGTCTCACTTGCTTATATTAAGAATGCAAATCTTACGTTCAAGTTTCTAGATCTTCCTGTGCAGGGAGGGTTTGCAATACAACAAGACCAAAGAACTATCTTTGGAACGAAGGACCATGGTGGAGTTCAGTATACACTTAAAACCCAGGAGTTAATTTACTACTTTGATCGCGCAGGTGTAAATCAGATACCTCCAATAACTCTATATATCTCAGGAACAATAAGAGGGAAGAAAATAAGTGGAACTCTTAGAACTAAACCTGTCGAGCTAAAGGTCAATAGTATTGACTCTACTTTTAGCTATGCTGCTCTTGAAAGTAGTGCTGAGGTTGAAGTTGATATACCAAGTGATCGAGAGCTTAAAAAAGGAGATTCTCTTACTTATCTATTAACTTTAAAAAGCAGTGGTAGCTCATCTCTCTATTTGCCACAAATCCGTTTTAATGAGGCACAAGATGTTGTCTATTATTATAAGAAGTTAAAATCTTCGGATACTTCTAATCGTGGAGATTTAGAGTCTATTGTTCAGTATGAGGTTACTGCTGTTTACAATAGGGCCGGTGAGTTTACTCCAACTATTTCACCTATTTATTACTATAATATTTCAAGCGGTGAAATTGAGTCTGTAGACTTTGATCTCGAAACAATCCAGTTATCAGGATTTTATATTACTAAGCAGATGCGAAAGATAATTACTATAGTTCTTACTTTTATTGCTCTATTCGTACTAGTTTATATTTTAAAACGAGAACAGATAAGAGGTTATGTCGCGCAGAAATTAAGAAAGAGACAGTTAATATCACAGTTTAAACAGGCGCTAACATCGAAGGAGTACTCGAAAGTAATCTCTCTCTTTTATAAGGCCCTTGATGAGTTTTCTCCAGACAATTACTTTTTGAAGAAGTTCTTGTTACAAGTTTCAAGTTCAGAATTAGAACCCCTAGATCATCTCCTTGAGAATCACTATAGTAGTCGGAGTAAAAATATTCATACTGATAAATTAAAAGTATTATTTAATGAGGTTGCCTCTAGTAGAAAATGTGACTTTGAAGATGCTAGGATAAACTTAGAAATAAACACGTAA
- a CDS encoding sensor histidine kinase KdpD, whose translation MQDKYNIWGTFKSVELEKKYLEETFETNRNYTFLTYFFCCLFFVFAGVFGDFQRKFYILGAYELLAVRLFILAISISFFLIYRKVTERPKHWELWLDVLKILSSISIFLLTWWTKGASLTLLPGIMMMVGSFYMILPGRVHSTNICAVFLLITFALLQDPVLTYGEKVHRYMIFMLFAIEVLLLFFKCKIDKWARVEFYTKKELDTINDTKDKILAAIAHDIRNPLTIIMTKAERCRIQAQKGDMSAVVDYQNSIVSSVSRLDGLLADIVDWAVTELQNGRTLKENKCIDKTIREAIEFVYEQAETKNIKFDIDVEPANILHETKMMKTCIRNVLSNAIKFSNSSSQIKISGILDANHYKIIVSDSGVGMEEDIVKDILGGVNSHTDFGSEGEKGTGLGLKLVKNVITRHEGEMEITSTPGQGTTFTFLIPSKVQSAIA comes from the coding sequence ATGCAAGATAAGTATAATATCTGGGGTACCTTCAAGTCTGTTGAACTTGAGAAGAAGTATCTCGAAGAGACTTTTGAAACTAATAGAAACTATACGTTTCTGACTTATTTCTTTTGTTGTTTATTCTTTGTCTTTGCTGGGGTCTTTGGTGATTTTCAACGAAAATTCTACATCCTAGGAGCATATGAATTGCTTGCAGTGAGACTGTTCATTCTCGCAATCTCTATTTCTTTCTTTTTAATTTATAGAAAAGTTACTGAGCGACCTAAGCACTGGGAGCTTTGGCTTGATGTTTTAAAGATACTTTCTTCTATCAGTATTTTTCTTCTGACATGGTGGACTAAGGGGGCGAGCTTAACTTTACTTCCTGGAATTATGATGATGGTAGGAAGTTTCTATATGATCTTGCCTGGTAGAGTTCACTCCACAAATATTTGTGCCGTTTTTCTGCTTATTACTTTTGCACTTTTACAAGACCCTGTTTTAACTTATGGCGAGAAAGTTCATCGCTACATGATATTCATGCTATTTGCTATAGAAGTCCTCTTATTATTTTTTAAATGTAAAATAGATAAGTGGGCAAGAGTAGAGTTCTATACTAAAAAAGAATTAGACACAATTAATGATACAAAAGATAAAATTCTTGCGGCCATTGCTCACGATATACGTAACCCACTTACTATTATAATGACTAAGGCCGAAAGATGTAGAATACAGGCCCAAAAAGGTGATATGAGTGCAGTTGTTGATTATCAAAACTCAATTGTTTCTTCTGTGAGTCGCCTTGATGGTCTTCTTGCAGATATTGTTGATTGGGCGGTTACTGAACTTCAAAATGGTCGAACTTTAAAAGAGAATAAGTGTATTGATAAAACCATTAGAGAAGCAATCGAATTTGTCTACGAACAGGCCGAAACAAAGAATATAAAGTTTGATATTGATGTTGAACCTGCAAATATTCTACATGAAACTAAGATGATGAAAACTTGCATAAGAAATGTACTTTCCAATGCAATCAAATTTTCCAATAGCTCTTCACAAATAAAAATCTCAGGAATATTAGATGCTAATCATTATAAAATTATTGTTTCAGACTCTGGTGTTGGAATGGAGGAAGATATTGTAAAAGATATTCTTGGGGGAGTAAATTCTCACACCGACTTCGGATCCGAAGGAGAAAAGGGAACAGGGCTAGGATTAAAATTAGTTAAGAATGTGATAACTAGGCATGAAGGTGAGATGGAAATAACCTCTACTCCAGGTCAAGGAACAACTTTTACTTTTCTTATTCCCTCTAAAGTTCAAAGTGCCATTGCTTAA